From a region of the Tiliqua scincoides isolate rTilSci1 chromosome 4, rTilSci1.hap2, whole genome shotgun sequence genome:
- the FAM83H gene encoding protein FAM83H: MARRSQSSSQGDNPLDPNYLPPHYKEYYRLALDLLAEEGKESYLRFLAEEGVPEFLCPSEVEHITQHLQKPQYASQDGGGGGSGGSADSGPRDTDMDGSSGTYWPMNSDFAVPELDLGWPMVFGFRGTEVTTLVQPPPPDNPSIKEEARRMIRAAQQVVAIVMDTFTDVDLLSEVLDAAARRVPVYILLDEMNAQLFLDMAAKCRVDLNYIEFLRVRTVSGPTYYCRTGMSLKGHVKEKFLLVDCMVVLSGSYSFMWSFEKIHRSIAHIFQGELVASFDEEFRILFAQSDPLVPPANVLMKAETSMGHFGMGPFGTNMAFFPKKPPHLLFPREDNLFSPFMDRVDPDRYFLSSFRRDDLMRHTLEGSAMRMYSKKVEMENSQMDPLRGFLRSKQLEMDSFKRHSFAEGTFDNFASSKQFSRQMFMNNLDEFKIQSSHFQKDQFYQYQFEHPPGANRPQGIFERIRGGRLGLHEPEDSADGVRYPELESHFTQEGYPLRLDYVPSNSSKEVRHGSEQVNPGGNGVLGLPSLRRQNMGQKFMCQTSPTQKQSLEQRLFLHDQDQDPDQDKKVQEHRVGLRNWRISSYLSGYQSEPGEEGLPVPMESEPYNEGLGPAAEPLARYPSDLIPSFKPSSPLASTRETAGAERLGEEALAAKDPFRSRINPLIQRSSRLRSSLIFSAAKLDQPNTSAEKVQMIHKEQTSTETTKDNGTIKTSNASSKVAELLEKYKTVGRDSESTTVSHTKAMSAFLQEESQDAEKKCTKSVQYKILESRVSESKDSFGNYRLHPEPEGQFAGSPLASQLTDALSKDPITQVSSKMDQLSSRFYPIDNLPNLPEKESLLFVGETQKQALPEKKEKLSFKGDAQNPPGTEFKKLAQVPANPPLVPEGSPKSQGPGSSLSKLEEEAAAVVACKQEQSPREFLRKGSLRLKQLWNPKGEKRPEEEPVPENWQPDKQNMNLRRSSKGDHQETREEEKSPKLAPVPPVLKGGSQAPPARFPSSTANVLYSSNLRDDTKVILEQISAHSQKNRAELARQLPVTSNAELSKSTTSLDNKSEERSMGIINRSESFSSHKRNLPREPSEDRDSLLKRMESMRKEKRVYSRFEVFCKKDEQGEEEGQPDAKDKKMGKFMPKLLGPFKTKK, from the exons ATGGCTCGTCGGTCACAGAGCTCCTCACAGGGAGACAACCCCCTGGACCCCAACTACCTCCCCCCCCACTACAAGGAATATTACCGCCTGGCGCTGGACCTGCTGGCTGAGGAGGGCAAGGAGAGCTACCTCCGCTTCCTGGCCGAGGAGGGTGTCCCAGAGTTCCTCTGCCCCTCAGAAGTGGAGCACATCACCCAGCACCTGCAGAAGCCCCAGTACGCCagccaggatgggggtggggggggcagcggcGGCAGTGCAGATTCTGGCCCACGTGACACCGACATGGATGGTTCCTCTGGGACTTACTGGCCCATGAACTCGGACTTTGCTGTTCCAGAGCTGGACCTGGGCTGGCCAATGGTTTTTGGGTTTCGAGGGACAGAGGTGACCACTCTTGTGCAGCCCCCACCTCCAGACAATCCCAGCATCAAAGAGGAGGCACGTAGGATGATCCGAGCAGCACAACAG GTGGTTGCCATAGTGATGGACACCTTCACGGATGTGGACCTGCTGAGTGAGGTGCTGGATGCTGCTGCCCGCCGAGTCCCTGTTTACATCCTGCTGGACGAGATGAATGCCCAGCTGTTCCTGGACATGGCAGCCAAATGCAGGGTGGACCTCAACTACATAGAG ttcctgCGAGTGCGGACTGTCTCTGGCCCCACATACTACTGTCGCACCGGGATGTCCCTCAAGGGGCACGTGAAAGAGAAGTTCTTGCTGGTGGACTGCATGGTGGTCTTGAGTGGCAGCTACAG CTTTATGTGGTCATTTGAGAAGATCCACCGGAGCATTGCCCACATTTTCCAGGGGGAGTTGGTGGCCAGCTTTGACGAGGAGTTCCGCATTCTCTTTGCACAGTCAGATCCACTGGTTCCTCCAGCCAACGTCCTGATGAAAGCAGAGACCTCCATGGGGCACTTTGGCATGGGGCCCTTCGGCACCAACATGGCATTCTTCCCAAAGAAACCCCCTCACCTGCTGTTCCCTCGGGAGGATAACCTGTTCTCACCAttcatggacagagtggatccGGATAGGTACTTCCTGTCTTCATTCAGAAGAGACGATTTGATGCGCCACACCTTGGAGGGCTCCGCTATGCGAATGTATTCCAAGAAGGTGGAGATGGAAAACTCCCAGATGGACCCCCTTCGGGGCTTTCTTCGCTCCAAGCAGCTGGAGATGGACTCCTTCAAAAGACACAGCTTTGCCGAAGGGACCTTTGACAACTTTGCCTCTTCCAAGCAGTTTTCCAGGCAGATGTTCATGAACAATCTGGATGAATTTAAAATtcagtccagccattttcagaaGGACCAGTTTTATCAGTACCAGTTTGAACACCCCCCTGGTGCCAACAGGCCTCAGGGCATTTTTGAAAGAAtccgaggaggcaggctgggacTTCATGAACCCGAGGACTCTGCAGACGGCGTCAGGTACCCTGAACTGGAATCCCACTTCACCCAGGAGGGCTACCCGCTGCGGCTGGATTACGTGCCTTCCAATTCCTCCAAGGAAGTGAGGCACGGCTCCGAGCAAGTGAATCCAGGAGGGAACGGTGTTCTGGGGCTCCCGTCCCTCCGAAGGCAAAACATGGGGCAGAAATTCATGTGCCAGACATCGCCCACACAGAAGCAGAGCCTGGAGCAAAGACTGTTCCTGCACGACCAGGACCAGGATCCCGATCAAGACAAGAAGGTGCAAGAACACCGGGTGGGCTTGCGCAACTGGAGGATCTCATCCTACCTGAGTGGCTACCAGTCTGAGCCAGGGGAGGAAGGCCTCCCTGTGCCGATGGAGTCAGAACCTTATAACGAGGGGCTTGGTCCTGCTGCAGAGCCCCTCGCCAGGTACCCCAGTGACCTCATCCCCTCCTTCAAACCCTCATCGCCCCTTGCAAGCACCAGAGAGACGGCTGGAGCTGAGAGGCTGGGCGAGGAGGCCTTGGCAGCAAAGGATCCCTTCAGGAGCAGGATAAACCCTCTGATCCAGAGGAGCTCGCGGCTCAGGTCTTCCCTTATTTTCAGTGCTGCCAAGTTAGACCAGCCAAACACGTCTGCTGAGAAAGTCCAGATGATCCACAAAGAGCAGACTTCAACAGAAACAACAAAAGACAATGGAACAATCAAGACCTCTAATGCCTCCTCCAAAGTAGCTGAGCTGCTGGAGAAGTACAAGACTGTAGGCAGAGATTCTGAAAGCACAACTGTCAGTCACACCAAAGCCATGTCCGCTTTTCTCCAGGAAGAGTCCCAGGATGCAGAGAAGAAATGCACCAAGTCCGTGCAATACAAGATCCTGGAGAGCAGGGTGTCTGAATCCAAAGACTCTTTCGGTAATTACAGGTTGCACCCAGAGCCAGAGGGGCAGTTTGCAGGGTCCCCCTTGGCCAGCCAGCTCACTGATGCTCTCAGCAAGGACCCCATCACACAGGTGAGCAGTAAAATGGACCAGTTGTCTTCTCGATTCTACCCCATAGACAACTTGCCCAATCTTCCGGAGAAGGAGAGCCTCTTATTTGTTGGAGAAACTCAGAAACAGGCACTTCCGGAGAAGAAAGAGAAACTGTCATTCAAAGGAGATGCACAGAATCCACCTGGAACAGAATTCAAGAAGCTGGCCCAAGTGCCAGCGAACCCGCCCTTAGTCCCTGAAGGTTCTCCAAAGTCCCAGGGCCCTGGCAGCTCTCTCAGTaagctggaggaggaggcggcggcagtGGTGGCTTGTAAACAGGAACAGAGTCCAAGAGAGTTTTTAAGgaagggctccctgagactcaaGCAGTTGTGGAACCCCAAAGGTGAGAAGAGGCCTGAAGAAGAACCCGTTCCTGAAAACTGGCAGCCTGACAAGCAGAACATGAACCTCAGAAGATCTTCCAAGGGAGACCACCAAGAAACTAGAGAGGAGGAGAAATCTCCAAAACTAGCTCCTGTGCCTCCtgtcctcaagggtgggagccaAGCACCTCCAGCTCGGTTTCCCTCATCGACAGCCAACGTCCTCTACAGCAGTAACCTCCGTGATGACACAAAGGTCATCTTGGAGCAAATTTCTGCCCACAGTCAGAAGAACCGCGCAGAGCTGGCCAGGCAACTTCCAGTAACCAGTAATGCTGAGCTATCTAAGTCCACCACTAGCTTGGACAACAAAAGTGAGGAAAGAAGCATGGGGATCATCAACCGGTCAGAGAGCTTCAGCAGTCACAAGCGGAACCTTCCGAGGGAACCTTCCGAGGACCGTGACTCCCTTCTGAAAAGGATGGAGAGCATGCGGAAAGAGAAGCGAGTCTACAGTCGCTTTGAAGTCTTTTGCAAGAAGGATgaacaaggagaggaggaaggccagCCTGATGCCAAAGACAAGAAGATGGGCAAGTTCATGCCCAAACTCCTGGGCCCCTTCAAAACCAAAAAGTGA